In the genome of Gammaproteobacteria bacterium, the window AGATAACCATGCTGGCTTAACACCAAAATTTAAAAATATACCCACAAAAATCACCAAGCCAAACCAATTATTATTCAAAAATGCCCGAAAACAGCCTGCTGTATCACGATTGCGTGTTAGCCATTGTTGATAGAGTGCAAACAATGCTGCTGCAAACAAGCCAATGTAATAAACAATGCTGGCAGCAAGTAAATTGCCCGCCAGCAGTAATATCACCAGCACCAAACCATGTAACACGGCGACAATTACACGGTCATAACGACCAAATAATATTGCCGTTGATTTAATGCCTATGCGTAAATCATCATCGCGATCGACCATGGCGTAAAAGGTATCGTAGGCGATTGTCCATAAAATGGTTGCCGCAAACAACAGCCACGCAATAAAAGGGATTTCACCACGTATCGCCGCGAATGCCATAGGTATTGCCCACGCAAAGGCAGCGCCAAGCACAACTTGCGGCATATTGATGTAGCGCTTGGTGAATGGATATATCGCTGCCAGCAACAATGCCACCACGGATAAAATAACAGTAAAATAATCTAAGGTGAGCACCAACATAAAGGATGCTATAACCAACACAGAAAAAAGCAATAACGCTTCTTTGGTCGTCACAGCACCGCTCACTAATGGTCGCGTCTGGGTACGCTCAACATGGCCATCAAAATCACGGTCTGCATAATCGTTAATCACACAGCCTGCTGAACGCATCAGCACAACCCCAGCCACAAAGACAATAAGAATATGTAGCGGCGGCACACCTTCTGCGGCTATCCACAAGCCCCACAGTGTCGGCCATAATAATAAAAGTATGCCAATCGGTTTGTTAAGACGCATCAATTGTGCATAACTATACAGCCGATTGGTAATAGTTAGGGCCTGTTGACGTTTCATTTTCACCACTGCTGGAGACGCTTTTTTTGCTCCACAAGGCGCAAGGAGCGTAGTGTAGTGGTGCTACATAAGCGACTGGCAACGCAGTGGGGCGCAAAAAGCGTCCCAGCCCTAC includes:
- the ubiA gene encoding 4-hydroxybenzoate octaprenyltransferase; translated protein: MKRQQALTITNRLYSYAQLMRLNKPIGILLLLWPTLWGLWIAAEGVPPLHILIVFVAGVVLMRSAGCVINDYADRDFDGHVERTQTRPLVSGAVTTKEALLLFSVLVIASFMLVLTLDYFTVILSVVALLLAAIYPFTKRYINMPQVVLGAAFAWAIPMAFAAIRGEIPFIAWLLFAATILWTIAYDTFYAMVDRDDDLRIGIKSTAILFGRYDRVIVAVLHGLVLVILLLAGNLLAASIVYYIGLFAAALFALYQQWLTRNRDTAGCFRAFLNNNWFGLVIFVGIFLNFGVKPAWLS